One window from the genome of Melospiza georgiana isolate bMelGeo1 chromosome 13, bMelGeo1.pri, whole genome shotgun sequence encodes:
- the CHRNA3 gene encoding neuronal acetylcholine receptor subunit alpha-3, whose protein sequence is MHRGSRALPAACAPPVLAVQLILNSLCPQAVTHYTMKSLNTLLLTAAVCFLWQGCGGSEAEHRLYAALFESYNQFVRPVKNVSDPVIIQFEVSMSQLVKVDEVNQIMETNLWLKHIWNDYKLRWNPADYGGAEFIRVPSGQIWKPDIVLYNNAVGDFQVDDKTKALLKYTGDVTWIPPAIFKSSCKIDVTYFPFDYQNCTMKFGSWSYDKAKIDLVLIGSTMNLKDYWESGEWAIIKAPGYKHDIKYNCCEEIYPDITYSLYIRRLPLFYTINMIIPCLLISFLTVLVFYLPSDCGEKVTLCISVLLSLTVFLLVITETIPSTSLVIPLIGEYLLFTMIFVTLSIVITVFVLNVHYRTPKTHTMPVWVRTIFLNLLPRIMFMTRPANDEENNQKPKPLFTSEFSNLNCINGSESKCCKDGFACQDMACSCCQYQRTKFSDFSGNLTRSSSSESVDPMLSFSVLSPEMRDAIESVKYIAENMKMQNEAKEIQDDWKYVAMVIDRIFLWVFILVCILGTAGLFLQPLMAGDEM, encoded by the exons ATGCATCGGGGGAGCcgagccctccctgctgcctgtgctcctccAGTCCTGGCAGTGCAGCTCATCCTCAACAGCCTCTGTCCACAGGCAGTCACTCACTACACCATGAAGAGCCTGAACACTCTCCTTCtaactgctgctgtttgctttctctGGCAAG GCTGCGGCGGCTCCGAGGCCGAGCACCGGCTCTACGCGGCCCTGTTCGAGAGCTACAACCAGTTCGTGCGCCCCGTCAAGAACGTCTCGGACCCCGTCATCATCCAGTTCGAGGTGTCCATGTCACAGCTGGTGAAGGTG GACGAAGTCAACCAGATAATGGAAACCAACTTGTGGCTGAAGCAC ATCTGGAATGATTACAAGCTTCGGTGGAATCCAGCAGACTATGGAGGTGCTGAATTCATCCGAGTTCCATCTGGCCAGATCTGGAAGCCAGATATTGTTTTATATAACAA TGCAGTTGGGGATTTCCAGGTTGATGACAAGACAAAGGCCCTTTTAAAATACACAGGTGATGTGACCTGGATACCTCCAGCTATATTTAAGAGTTCATGTAAAATAGATGTAACCTACTTCCCATTTGACTATCAGAACTGCACCATGAAGTTTGGTTCCTGGTCTTACGACAAAGCCAAAATTGACTTAGTTCTAATTGGCTCGACAATGAACCTGAAAGATTACTGGGAGAGTGGAGAATGGGCTATAATTAAAGCTCCTGGGTATAAACATGACATCAAGTACAACTGCTGCGAAGAGATATATCCAGACATCACATATTCTCTTTACATCAGGCGTTTACCTTTATTTTACACTATCAATATGATTATTCCCTGTCTGCTGATTTCTTTTCTGACTGTATTAGTTTTCTATTTGCCCTCAGACTGTGGTGAGAAGGTGACACTCTGCATATCAGTGCTTCTCTCTTTAACAGTGTTCCTTCTTGTTATCACAGAAACCATACCTTCTACTTCCCTGGTAATTCCCCTTATTGGGGAATACCTCCTTTTCACCATGATATTTGTAACTCTCTCGATTGTCATCACAGTATTTGTACTGAATGTGCACTACAGAACACCCAAGACACACACAATGCCCGTGTGGGTGAGAACCATTTTCTTGAACTTACTTCCCCGGATCATGTTCATGACAAGGCCCGCCAATGATGAAGAGAATAATCAGAAGCCAAAACCATTATTCACTTCTGAGTTTTCAAACTTAAATTGCATCAACGGCTCTGAAAGCAAATGCTGCAAAGATGGCTTTGCTTGTCAAGACATggcctgcagctgctgtcagtATCAGCGCACCAAGTTCTCGGATTTCAGTGGCAATCTCACTAGAAGTTCAAGCTCTGAGTCTGTAGATCCTatgctttcattttcagttctGTCACCAGAAATGAGAGATGCTATTGAAAGTGTGAAATACATtgcagaaaatatgaaaatgcagAATGAAGCAAAAGAG attcaGGATGATTGGAAATATGTTGCCATGGTAATTGATCGTATTTTTCTATGGGTTTTCATCCTGGTATGTATTCTAGGAACAGCAGGATTGTTTTTACAACCTCTGATGGCTGGAGatgaaatgtaa